GCTATCAATATACAAACCATACTCTTCTCCAAAGTATAGTTTCACTCTTGCATTGACATTTCGAATACCTATACCTCTTTTTGAAAGTCCCATAATTTCATTATGAAGAATCTCACCTTTTAGAGAGTCTCTAAGCAGTTTTAACTGTTCTTCCCCTATACCAATGCCATCATCCTTTACTGTAATAATAAGATTGTCTTCTTCTTTTTTAACGGCTACTTCTATGGTGCACTGCCCTCTTTTGCGTTCAACCCCATGGAATAAGGCATTTTCCACTAAAGGCTGAATAATGAGTTTTATTACCTGATATTTCTCTAAATCAGGATGAATGTCATAAACAATATCGAATTTATCTTTAAATCTTGTTTTCTGTATAAAAACATAATTTTTCACATGTTCGATTTCCATACTAAGAGGAACGATTTCTTTTCCCTGGCTAATACTGTATCTAAAGATTTTTGAAAGGGATTGGCATATATTGCTTATGGTTTCTACCCCTTCCGCTTCAGCAATTAAATCCATGATCTGAAGGGTATTATACAAAAAATGCGGATTAATTTGTGCCTGCAGGGCATTTAATTCTGCTTCTGTTTTTAAAAGCTCTGTTGTATATACCTTTTTGATTAAATCATGAATTTTTGTAAGCATGTTATTAAAACTATGACTTAACTTCCCAATCTCATCATCGCTTTCAACTGGAATAGTGTCTTCAAACTGTCCTTCTTCTGCAAGTTTCATAAACTTTTGAAGCTTATGCAGGGGTCTGGTTATACTTTTGCTGATGCCTGTACCAATTAGCGATACAAAAAGCATGCAGATAACAACCATAAAGATTATCGTATAATACTGCAATTTCTTAATTTCACTGTATAATTCTATAATGGGAATACTGTTGATAATCGTCCAATTGGTGAGCTGTGAAGTATTATAGGTAATTAAAACTTCCTGATCTCCTTCGTTTCGTACGATACTTCCAGTTTTATTTTGCAAGACTTCACTTATATATGAGCTTCTGAATTGAGTTGAAATATACTGTTCATCTGTATGATAAAGAATGGTTTTATTATTGTCCAGAATAATAAAATTCTCATATTCTTCTACATCCGCTTTTTCTATGACATCCTTAAATACTGCCATATCAAGGTACATGACTATATATCCAATAGGCTTTCCGGTTTCTAAATCATCGATTTCATGGACATACATAAAAACTTTCTTAGGAACCCCGGTGCCAATAACTTCATCTGCTTGGAAGGTAGGTAAAAGTAGGGTTTTAAGATTTAAGCTTTTCATCATGGAAAACCATCTTGAGCTGGTAAATACATAATCCGAGCGAATACTATTGTCTAGACTTTTGCTGCTATAGATCTCTCCGTTATAACTAAAAATAAAAAACCCTTCGATATCCTTTCTAAGCCTAATGACATCATAGATTTTCTCACTCATAAAATCATCGTCTGAAACAAATTCTTCAATAGGACGTTCCTTATCTTTTTTTAAGATCGTTTGGACATCCCTGTCCGCACTGATAATCAATGCGGTTTTTTGAATATCATTTAATGTATAATCAATATTTTTATTGATTTGCCGCAGTACTTCCGACATATAATCAGAAACCTCTGACTTTATAAATGTTGTCGTAATACTATACAGGATTGTTCCAACAATTACCAATACAAAAAACATGAAGAAGGTGTAGGATAAAATGATTTTACGATGTAAACTGATGCTCTTTATTCTTCGAGTAATTTGCGAAATCGATTTCATATCCTATCCTACTTTCTTCACCATCATAATCCACGACTACACCAATAAATCCTTTTTAAATAATGCCTACTCAAAAGCAATATGATTATATTTTATCATTATTATACAATAAAGTAAAACAACTTAACTATCTTTTTGTATAAATTTTTGCCAACGAAGTTTATCTTTTTAGAAACAAAGAAAGCCTTGCATTAAATTGCAAGACCTTGATAACCCTTATCTTTTCTTCTTAAAAGCAAGGGTAACTTGATATTAAGCTTTAAGGGTTTTAAATATATTGTTAAGACTGTATTCATAATAATCATCTAAATCACTGGCCTCAGATATATAGTGATCGGCAACGACAGCACTGAAAACGACGGAAATCAAAAGTAGTAACGTATAGTTTAGATGGATGTCTTTATTAAATTCTTCTTTTTGAATACCCTCTTGTAAAAGTTCTTCTAACGTTTTTCCTAGAGAAAAATCATTTAATTGTTGTACTTTTGAAGGTTCATGATTTATATTAGGAAAGCGATAGGCAAGCTCGGCACCCGTCAATTTAATCTCATCGTTGGATTCTAGAGCCTCTTTTAGATAGCTATTAAAAAGGTTAGGATATTTTTTGTTTTCTTCAACAATCTTATGATATAAAAACTTAATTTTATCTTTTACTGTTTTATTAGAAAAAGATTTATCTTCCATTTCAAGCCTTACTTGAACGCCCCACAATTTAATATAATATTTGAAGATATGATTTTTTGTAGCAAAATGATTAAAAAAAGTTCCTCTGGATATCTCTGCATATCGACAAATTTCATCGACCGTAATCTCATGGAAATCTTTTTCTAATATCCTGTTCATTACCACTTGTAAAATGTTTAATCTCGTTTTTGCATAATTGATTTCTCGTAGGGAAAAGCTGTCTACAAGTGATCTCATTTTTTCCATCCTCTCCTAATATTCTTCTGTTATTTTATCCTCTAGGAATAATTTTAATTCTATAATTTAAAATACAATCTGTCAAATTATTTAATAATAAGAAATAGAGAAGGTAAAGCCTTTAAAGCTTTACCTTCTCTATTCTTTTTATTCAAAATCATCCGGATTAAAGTTCTCAGCAAAATTCACTTCTGTATTAGATTGTTGAACTTGATCGACTTTATTTTTTGTACTATTAGTAACTCCTGAATTTTTCTTATTACCAACCTCGTTATCCCATTTCTTAGATACTTGATTGTCTTTATATTTTTTAGATGTCATAAAACCACCTCCATTCAAGTTTAGTTTGGGTGGTTTTATAATGTTATATGCATGATTTAAAAATATTCTATTTCCTACTCTACCATTTTTAATACCTTATGAAATTCTTCGGCCATAATTTTTTTAGTAGAATCATTCATATCTTCTACCCATTTATATAAAACAGCGTATTTACTTCTATTATATTCTTTATAAATTTTTTGTCCTTCTTCGGTTAATTCTATATGTAGAACTCTTCTGTCAAAATCATTTTGCTTCCTTCTAACGATTCCTTTTTTCTCTAATTTATCAATTAAAAAAGTCATTCCGCCCTTAGTCATGGACATAATTTCCGCAATATCTTTCATCATTTTAGGTTTATTGCTGGAGCCTACAATCTCTATAATTCTTATTTCATTTGGGGATAATCTGCAATCTAATTGTCTTTCCCTCAGAATAGCACTTTGATTCTCAGAAATATTACTAATAATCTGAGTCAAATACTCCATCAATACATCATCCATCTTCTTCCCTCCATCTTTATACCTTAGTTTACTTAAAAAGGTTCATTTTAATATTATAGTATAGTATAACAATTAACCTTCAATTTTTCAACTATTTTCATTTAAAAATCAAAAAATTTTAAATTAAAACTAAAAGGGAAAAAAATAAACTCTACATAGAATAAATGTAGAGTTTGGACGGAGAAGGAGGGATTTGAACCCTCGCGCCGATTGCTCGACCTATACCCTTAGCAGGGGCACCTCTTCAGCCACTTGAGTACTTCTCCAAGATTTCTATTGCAAAGTATATCATAGAATTTCCCCTCTTGTCAACGACTTCCACCAATCCCCTAAAAATTAATGTATATATTGACTTATATATGTTATCATAATATTATAATATTGAAACAAATATTGGGGTGAATTTATGGACATAAAATCCTTGGAAAAAACGGCAGAAATCCTAAAGGCTCTCGGTCATCCGGCGAGACTTTGTATTGTAAAGGGTCTTCTAGAGCACGGTGGATGTAACGTATCTTATATGCAAAACTGTATTGGTCTGCCTCAATCCACTGTATCTCAGCATATATCAAAATTAAAAGCGGCAGGGATCATAGAAGGCGTAAGAAGCGGACTAGAAATTACTTATAAGGTTGTTGATGAGGACGTCATTAAAATCATAAATGCTTTATTTCCTTCAGAAAAAAAATAAAGAGCAGATGCTCTTTATTTTTTTGTAATTTTTTCTATATTGCCCATGTAAGGTCTTAAGGCTTTTGGAATGATGATACTTCCATCTTCTTGCTGGAAGTTTTCTAAGATTGCTGCAGTGGTTCTTCCGATAGCGACACCACTTCCGTTTAGGGTGTGTACAAACTGTGCCTTGTCTTCTACCTTGTCTTTATATTTTATATTGGCTCTTCTTGCCTGGAAGCTTTCAAAATTGCTGCAGCTGGAGATTTCAACGTATCTGTTATAGCTGGGCATCCATACTTCTATATCGTAT
The genomic region above belongs to Defluviitalea saccharophila and contains:
- a CDS encoding metalloregulator ArsR/SmtB family transcription factor, translated to MDIKSLEKTAEILKALGHPARLCIVKGLLEHGGCNVSYMQNCIGLPQSTVSQHISKLKAAGIIEGVRSGLEITYKVVDEDVIKIINALFPSEKK
- a CDS encoding MarR family winged helix-turn-helix transcriptional regulator, whose amino-acid sequence is MDDVLMEYLTQIISNISENQSAILRERQLDCRLSPNEIRIIEIVGSSNKPKMMKDIAEIMSMTKGGMTFLIDKLEKKGIVRRKQNDFDRRVLHIELTEEGQKIYKEYNRSKYAVLYKWVEDMNDSTKKIMAEEFHKVLKMVE
- a CDS encoding sensor histidine kinase — protein: MKSISQITRRIKSISLHRKIILSYTFFMFFVLVIVGTILYSITTTFIKSEVSDYMSEVLRQINKNIDYTLNDIQKTALIISADRDVQTILKKDKERPIEEFVSDDDFMSEKIYDVIRLRKDIEGFFIFSYNGEIYSSKSLDNSIRSDYVFTSSRWFSMMKSLNLKTLLLPTFQADEVIGTGVPKKVFMYVHEIDDLETGKPIGYIVMYLDMAVFKDVIEKADVEEYENFIILDNNKTILYHTDEQYISTQFRSSYISEVLQNKTGSIVRNEGDQEVLITYNTSQLTNWTIINSIPIIELYSEIKKLQYYTIIFMVVICMLFVSLIGTGISKSITRPLHKLQKFMKLAEEGQFEDTIPVESDDEIGKLSHSFNNMLTKIHDLIKKVYTTELLKTEAELNALQAQINPHFLYNTLQIMDLIAEAEGVETISNICQSLSKIFRYSISQGKEIVPLSMEIEHVKNYVFIQKTRFKDKFDIVYDIHPDLEKYQVIKLIIQPLVENALFHGVERKRGQCTIEVAVKKEEDNLIITVKDDGIGIGEEQLKLLRDSLKGEILHNEIMGLSKRGIGIRNVNARVKLYFGEEYGLYIDSQEYKGTTMTVVLPAIIYKGDDMNVKSHDR
- a CDS encoding TetR/AcrR family transcriptional regulator, which codes for MRSLVDSFSLREINYAKTRLNILQVVMNRILEKDFHEITVDEICRYAEISRGTFFNHFATKNHIFKYYIKLWGVQVRLEMEDKSFSNKTVKDKIKFLYHKIVEENKKYPNLFNSYLKEALESNDEIKLTGAELAYRFPNINHEPSKVQQLNDFSLGKTLEELLQEGIQKEEFNKDIHLNYTLLLLISVVFSAVVADHYISEASDLDDYYEYSLNNIFKTLKA